The following coding sequences are from one Luteolibacter yonseiensis window:
- a CDS encoding YiiD C-terminal domain-containing protein: MSNETLRRETEAFFHAQIPITRAMGVAVERFDAEALILTAPLAVNHNHLGTAFGGSLSSIATLAGYGVLWMLLDDRNCHIVVKSSSVEYLCPVHGDIRAIARCPDETTFAAFKNRFGKKGKARIRLHVTIEEGGETCVGFEGIFVALKE; this comes from the coding sequence ATGTCCAACGAAACACTCCGCCGCGAAACCGAAGCGTTTTTCCACGCGCAGATCCCCATCACCCGGGCGATGGGCGTTGCCGTGGAACGGTTCGATGCGGAGGCCTTGATCCTGACCGCGCCACTGGCGGTGAATCACAACCACCTCGGCACGGCGTTTGGCGGCAGTCTCAGTTCCATCGCCACGCTCGCGGGCTACGGCGTGTTGTGGATGCTGTTGGATGACCGGAACTGCCACATCGTTGTGAAAAGCAGCTCCGTCGAATACCTGTGTCCGGTGCATGGGGATATCCGGGCGATCGCGAGATGCCCGGATGAAACAACTTTTGCCGCTTTCAAAAACCGGTTCGGGAAAAAAGGCAAAGCCCGCATCCGGCTCCACGTCACCATCGAGGAAGGTGGCGAAACGTGTGTCGGATTCGAGGGAATTTTCGTGGCGTTGAAGGAGTGA